Part of the Henckelia pumila isolate YLH828 chromosome 2, ASM3356847v2, whole genome shotgun sequence genome is shown below.
ATTTGCATTGCAAAATGCCGACGATCCTGATGCAATCCCTTGCCCTTGTGCAAAATGTGGTAATATAAAGAAGAAAAATGTCAAAACTATAAGGGCACATTTGTACTGTAACGGGATAGATTTGACATATCATACATGGATATGGCATGGGGAAAGATATACGAGTAAAAGCTCAATGAAGTATGATGATCGAGCTGGGAAAGTTGAACACAAAGATTTTGCTGAAGAACCAATAGATATGGTACATGGTGTATATGATAGTTATTCTGAGAATCCAGATCAATTCACTAAGCTACTAGAAGATGCTGAGAAACCTTTATATCCAGGATGCACTAAATTCACAAAGTTATCTGCAATTGTGAAACTATTTAACTTCAAGGCAAAATATAGTTGGAGTGATAAAAGTTTCACTGATCTGCTTCTTTTGTTTGGAGAAATGCTTCCAGGTGAAAATGAATTGCCTTTGTCATTGTATGATGCAAAGAAAAGCTTACGTGCATTAGGAATGGATTATGTTAGAATTCATGTTTGCCCTAATTATTGTATCTTATACCGAAAAGGGTATGAAGATTTTATCAATTGCCCTACTTGTGGGACGTCAAGGTGGAAGGTGGGCAACAAGTGTAAAGTAAAAGAAGGAGTTCCGGCAAAGGTCTTGTGGTATTTTTCACCTATTCCAAGATTTCAAAGAATGTTTCGTAATAAGACGATATCCAAGGAGTTAACTTGGCACTCTAATGAAAGAATTCGTGATGGATACTTGCGGCATCCAGCTGATGCACCGTCTTGGAAATTAGTTGATCGCAAGTGGCCAGACTTTGCATCAGAGAGAAGAAATCTTAGATTGGCTATATCAGCTGACAGGGTCAATCCCCATAGTTTGATGAGTTCTGCATATAGTTGTT
Proteins encoded:
- the LOC140878904 gene encoding uncharacterized protein; the protein is MDKDWMSKHRLSTEYDIGVESFLKFALQNADDPDAIPCPCAKCGNIKKKNVKTIRAHLYCNGIDLTYHTWIWHGERYTSKSSMKYDDRAGKVEHKDFAEEPIDMVHGVYDSYSENPDQFTKLLEDAEKPLYPGCTKFTKLSAIVKLFNFKAKYSWSDKSFTDLLLLFGEMLPGENELPLSLYDAKKSLRALGMDYVRIHVCPNYCILYRKGYEDFINCPTCGTSRWKVGNKCKVKEGVPAKVLWYFSPIPRFQRMFRNKTISKELTWHSNERIRDGYLRHPADAPSWKLVDRKWPDFASERRNLRLAISADRVNPHSLMSSAYSCWPILMITYNLPPWLCMKRKFVMLTLLISGPRQPGNDIDVYLAPLIDDLKCLWDTGVEAYDAYREESFSLKVVLLWTINDFPAYGNMSGCVVKGYHACPICAEETYSIRLKHSRKMSYTGHRRFLPLSHPYRRQKKSFNGNQEFNPAPNPLSGHEVLERVERINYRPGKLTGKLQSKKDDGKPCWKKKSIFFELEYWKHLHVHHILDVMHIEKNVCESLINTLLDVPGKTKDGVASRLDLLEMNVRTELAPNVGEKGHFCHQPVIH